A single genomic interval of Lathyrus oleraceus cultivar Zhongwan6 chromosome 7, CAAS_Psat_ZW6_1.0, whole genome shotgun sequence harbors:
- the LOC127106223 gene encoding vanillin aminotransferase: MHTLIRSTLRTKSASALVCAAVPRSFQESLLQAPLWYRSSSTESSLATDNSTADVKPGQSFKGHDMLAPFTAGWQATDLNPLVIEKSEGCYVYDINGNKYLDALASLWCTALGGSEQRLVDAATAQLKKLPFYHSFWNRTTKPSLDLAKELLEFFTARKMGKAFFVNSGSEANDTQVKIVWYYNNALGRPNKKKFIARNKAYHGSTMIAASLSGLPAMHKNFDLPAPFVLHTDCPHYWRYHLPGETEEEFSTRLANNLEELILKEGPETIAAFIAEPVMGAGGVILPPATYFKKIQAVVKKYDILFIADEVICAFGRLGTMFGCDKYNIKPDLVSLAKALSSAYMPIGAVLVSPEITEVIHSQSNKLGSFSHGFTYSGSPVPCVVAHEALKIYKERNIVDMVNKISPKFQDGLKAFSDSPIIGEIRGAGLIMGTEFTDNKSPNDPFPPEWGIGAYFGAQCEKHGMLVRVAGDNIMICPPLIISSEEVDELISIYGKALRETEKRVQELKSQRK, encoded by the exons ATGCATACTCTCATCCGATCCACTCTCAGAACCAAG AGTGCTTCAGCTTTAGTATGTGCAGCAGTTCCCAGAAGCTTTCAGGAAAGTCTACTTCAGGCTCCCTTATGGTATAGGTCAAGTAGTACAGAATCTTCTTTGGCAACGGATAATTCAACTGCTGATGTGAAACCTGGCCAAAG TTTCAAGGGCCATGATATGCTTGCCCCTTTCACAGCTGGGTGGCAGGCTACTGATTTGAATCCTCTGGTTATTGAAAAATCTGAG GGATGCTATGTGTATGACATTAATGGGAATAAATATCTTGACGCACTTGCTAGTCTATGGTGCACTGCATTAG GGGGGAGTGAGCAACGCCTTGTTGATGCTGCCACTGCACAATTAAAGAAGTTGCCATTTTACCATTCCTTCTGGAATCGAACAACAAAACCTTCATTG GATCTAGCCAAGGAACTCCTAGAATTTTTTACAGCCAGGAAAATGGGTAAAGCTTTTTTTGTTAATAGTGGATCAGAAGCCAACGACACTCAG GTAAAAATTGTATGGTATTATAACAATGCACTTGGAAGACCTAATAAGAAAAAGTTCATAGCTCGTAATAAAGC GTATCATGGCTCGACAATGATAGCAGCCAGTCTTTCTGG TCTTCCAGCTATGCATAAAAATTTTGATCTGCCAGCTCCTTTTGTCTTACATACTGATTGTCCACACTACTGGCGGTATCATCTTCCAG GTGAGACCGAGGAAGAGTTTTCAACCAGATTGGCCAACAATTTGGAGGAGCTAATTTTGAAAGAGGGACCGGAGACA ATTGCTGCATTTATTGCAGAGCCAGTGATGGGTGCTGGAGGTGTAATACTTCCACCAGCAACTTATTTTAAGAAG ATCCAAGCTGTTGTCAAGAAGTATGATATCCTCTTTATTGCGGATGAG GTGATCTGTGCCTTTGGGAGGCTTGGGACAATGTTTGGATGTGACAAATATAACATTAAGCCAGATCTTGTCTCCTTGGCAAAG GCACTTTCTTCGGCATATATGCCAATTGGAGCTGTCCTGGTGAGCCCAGAAATCACCGAAGTTATACATTCTCAGAGCAACAAACTTG GATCATTTTCTCATGGGTTCACTTATTCTGGATCGCCTGTACCTTGTGTTGTCGCACATGAAGCACTCAAGATCTACAA AGAAAGAAATATTGTTGACATGGTGAACAAGATTTCTCCAAAATTCCAAGATGGCTTAAAAGCTTTTTCTGATAGCCCCATCATTGGAGAG ATACGGGGAGCTGGCTTGATCATGGGGACCGAGTTCACAGATAACAAATCACCTAATGATCCATTTCCTCCCGAATGGG GAATAGGTGCCTATTTCGGAGCACAATGTGAGAAACATGGCATGTTAGTTCGTGTAGCCGGAGATAATATCATGATATGTCCACCGCTTATCATCTCTTCTGAAGAAGTTGATGAG TTAATCAGCATTTATGGGAAAGCTTTAAGAGAAACGGAAAAGAGAGTCCAGGAGCTCAAGTCTCAACGCAAGTAA